The Metallosphaera hakonensis JCM 8857 = DSM 7519 genome includes the window TCTTCTTCCAGATTATATTCCGGAGGAATTACCTCATAGAGAGAACGAAATAAAGAAACTCGCGAGCATTCTAGTCCAGCTATATCGTGGAGAGAGACCCAGTAACACGTTCATTTACGGTCTGACTGGAACTGGTAAAACCGCAGTAACTAAGTATGTCCTGAATAACTTGCAGAAGAAATTAAAGAACTTTGAATATATTTATATTAATACTAGACAAAGTGATACTCCCTACAGGATTCTCGCAGATGTGATTGAGAGGTTGGGAAGTAAAGTTCCGTTCACTGGTTTATCGACTGCCGAACTCTACAGGAGAATGGTAAAGGTATTAGAGAAATCCGAAAAAATCATGATTATAGTCCTCGATGAGGTAGACGCTCTTGTAAAGAAACATGGAGACGATATTCTCTACAGGCTCACAAGAGTTAATTATGAGATAAATAAGAGTAAGATTTCCATCATAGGGATCACCAATGATGTTCGCTTCATAGATGGTGTGGATCCGAGAGTTAGGAGTAGTCTAGGAGAGGTGGAGCTTGTATTTCCTCCCTATAATGCGGAACAATTGGAGGACATACTCACAAAAAGGGCATCTTTGGCCTTCAAAGAAGGAGTTATATCTCCAGTTATTATCAGATTATGTGCTGCGATAGCAGCTAGGGATCATGGAGACGCAAGAAGGGCTCTAGATCTGCTACGAGTTGCAGGTGAGATAACCGAGAGAGAAAGAAAACAGATGGTGGGAGAGGAAGAAGTGGAGAAAGCTAGAATTGAGATAGAGAGAGATAGAGTTTATGAGGTAATTGCGACTCTTCCATTTCATTCAAAATTGGTGCTTCTTTCAATTCTGAGAGGGTTGAAAGCATCCAATCATTTAACGACAGGGGAGATATATAATCTTTATAAGGACATGGCCACTTCCACGGGATCCGAGTTCGTTACACAAAGAAGGGCCAGTGACATAATAAACGAACTGGACATGCTGGGAATAATTTCGGCCAGGGTTGTTAATAGAGGAAGATACGGCAAGACGAAGGAAGTAACGCTGTCGGTAGACCCTTCAGTGATCTTGAAGGCTCTTCTAGAGAGCGATGAAAGACTTGCTGATATCTGGAGTTGATGATGGATATTTCCCCCTTTCTTATAAGGGTGGAAATGGTAAGGCTCCCCTGGTTGTTACGTTATTTGAAAGATTAAAATTGAAGGATATCAACATAGGCTTCATTACAGTTGATGGAAACGAAGCTACTGAAGTTTTTGAAAGGATTAACTGGGGGGTTACAACTATCTTTGATGGGGTTACTTACGCAGGGTTTAATTATATTATTCCCAAGAAAAACTACATAGTATTTTATGGAAGTAAGCCAAACTATCAGGAAGTTCAGAGAGCCCTTCAAGGTCATTTTAATGATGAGAGGAAGGAGATTATATTGCGAGTTTTGCATGACTTAACTCGCATAGAGACGAAATGGGGTTCAATATACATCAATACAGACTTGGACATAATGGATGCTAGAAATGTTATTGAAACATATCAAGTCATTTCCAAATATCCTGAACCAATAAGATATGCCCATGTTATAGGAAAGGCGGTTGGTCACTGGCATTCGCGTTGCTGAAGTATCTTGCCCATTTTCACTCTCTCCTCTCTTTCCCTCACTCGTTCCTCTATAATTTTTCTCTCGTAATCGGAAGATGGTTCCAATTTAGTAATAGGTCTAGGCTTAGCTTGATCATCTATGGAAACGAACGAGAATACTGTCCTAGAGACTAGTCTTCTAGTTCCGGTGAAATGATTTATAGCGAAGACCTTAGCCCCCACATCAAGGGATGTATTCCCCGTGTACTCCACAGCTCCTTGAATCTCTAATATGTCCCCTATCTTTACAGGCACTAAGAAGTCAGCCGATCCTGCACTCGCGGTAAAGGTATTCCCTTTTGAGTACATTTTGGCGACTATTGCTAGCGCTTCATCAAGCATCATATACATTTTGCCGGCGTAAAGTATACCATTCCCAAATCCATGTTCCGGATAGATTGTCCTGATATAGCTCCTTCCAAAGGTCATTCCAGGTAATAATTCTGACGTGTCGTTGGAAATGGCTTTCTTTCTTTCTAATCTCTTTAGTCTTCTCTCTTCAGCCTCCTTAGTCGGCTCTATTTTAGTATTGAGGGGTCTAGGACGTCCATTCTCATCGACCGCAACGTAGCTCATTAGTCCAATCGCTCCTAACTCTTCATGACTCCCCTTCTTTATACAACCCCTAACTTCGATCTCAACCGAGCTTTTCCATGAAGCCTTGGCCTCAGCTATAACTTTTACTATATCTCCTAACCTAGCTGGTTTGAATAGATACAGATAGTCTACCGATGCTAAGAGATAATTTCCTTGGCTGACCCCAGACATGAGGATCCCTGCAGTATCGATCAACCAACTCATGTATATTCCCCCATGTAAGGATCCAAAGTGGTTAGTATGCCAGGGAAATACGTTGTAATAGGTCTCCGTTCTATACATCATTTCACCTCTTATCAGTTCCAACTATTTCCCTTAATCTCTCATCTCCCTTAATACTCTTTATGAAGGAGGAAACCTCAGAGGGAACCAATCCTTCCCATTCCTCTCCCGTTATCATGTATTTTCTTATAAGGGTGGAATTGTACTTCTCTCTATTAAATGAGGGAGGAACCAGTATCTCACTACCTGCCTCCTTAAACAGCCTCAACACTAACGGGTTTCTTGCTATAACAGCTTCAAACGAAGGCACATACATTTTAACGTGATATGCCCATACGTTATTCATTAGGATATCAGGTATAGGAACGAGGTAATACCTATCTCCCGAAATGCCCTCCTCTCTCATGGCCCTCCTAATCATTTCTATTCTTTCACCTGCCGTAAAGGGGTTGGAAAGCGTGTGACTCTCCTGAGCACTTCCTATAAGAATCACAAGTTCATCTAGTCGCTCAAGGCCCCATTTAACTACGTTTAAATGCCCTAGGTGAAAGGGTTGAAATCTACCAGGATAGATTCCTCTATGCAGATATCATCACCTTCTTTCACATCTAGAAGTACTGAGGCATCTGCCTTATTTAACCCTAATTCAAGAAAACCGTATCCATTTCGATAGACAATTAGTTCGCCCTTTGAGTCTTGAAAAGTCTGTGCTGAAAGAGCCAAGAACGTTCTCCCCTTCACTAACACATTTACTCTTTGGTTGACTCTAACTCTAGCATCTCTAATGGCTAGTGAGACATTCCCGAAATGATCCACATAAAAGACTTTTGAACACAGAAGTCCGTTTTCTCTCCTTGACCTTAGATCTATCTTTTGTAGCTCAGTCTTATTGATCTCAGTCCCCAAGGTTTCAATGGGAACTTTCCTGCTCAGTAAGGCCGCGCTTATGGAAAATATGTCTCTTCCATGGAACGTGTTCGATATTTCTCTAGTTAGGTAAACCTTATCGTTATCTATACTGTAAGCTCTTTCTATCCCGTCCTCCTCAATCGTAGGATAGAGTATACCGTTATCGGGACCGATGAAGAAGTATTGTCTGGTTTTCACGGCCAGGGGCCTCCTTCTGGTTCCCACCCCTGGATCAACAACTACGAGAAATATCGTATTTTTCCTAAAATATCTATAAGAAGTGAAAAGAAGATACGATCCAGCGATTACATTGAAGTTTTTCGACTGCTGAGTAATGTAAGTTATGTCTGTATCCCTATTGAACTTCTTTATTACGGCTTCCATCACTGCGTTATAGTTGTCCGATGTCCCAAAGTCAGTTAGAATTGCTATGGTCAAGAGCATTCACCATTAATTCTAAATATGATTTCGTGATGACTTCTTCTTTTAAATTAAAGAGTATTTTAATTTTATTAAAGAAGTCTATTAATTCTCTCTCCTCCACGTCTATTCCCTCCACTTCTAGGAAGTTCCCAAGTCCCTCAACGTTATCCACGCATATAGTGAAGTTCTCTTTTTTGAACGTATATCTGATTTTTTTTATCTTGTAAACAGGTCTATATCCCAATTTTTCCAGGATCTTAACCATGCTCTCCCTGCTGTCAAGGACTACCGTTATCTCCTCTCTTGACTTGCTTTCAGAGCCCATTCTAGGGCCCTTATATGTAAGCTCAATCTTATCCCCGACCGTTCTTATCCTTAGGGCCTCATCAGTCTTCTTGAAGTCCTTTGCTTCCCCGTTCAAATATATGTCCTCCTGTACTTCTCGACCCAGATATTCATAACCCTCTTTCACTAGTCTATCAATGAATTTCTGTGGATCTACATCAAGTTTTACTTTTATTTCTCGCTCAATAACATCGGTCATATGGTTGACATAGAGTCCTATCTAAAAAACAATGAGGCTTCATTATATTCATACCGTGAAAACGCGGAAATAAGAAAAATGGCAGAAAGATACGGCTTTCTAGAGTATATGATAGATAGGTACCTCGATTTCCTTGGGGATAGAACCCAAGAGTTCCTAGCTTCCTGTTCCCTCCCCCTTAAGAAGGCAATAAGGTGTAATTCATTGAAGATCCCTTGTGAGGACTTAGAGGAGAGACTGAGGGATAAGGGATTCGTCCTTTCTAAAATAGAGTGGAGTAAGTTCGGCTATAGGGTGGAGTCATCCCCTAAGAGACCAAGTCTTGGCGCTACTATCGAATACATGAAGGGGCATTATTACATTCAAGGAGAAGCTTCAATGATTCCTCCCGAGGTGCTTTCACCTGCCAATGGAGAGAAGGTAATAGACATGGCTTCATCACCAGGTGGAAAAACTATACATCTAGCTCAATTGATGAACAACGAGGGCCTAATTGTGGCTCTAGAGAGCAATCCCAGTAGGCTGAGAAAGATTAAGTCAAACATCTCAAGGATGGGAGTTAGTAACTCCGTTGTTTTATGGATGAAAGGAGAAGATGCACCGAAACTGGGAATAACATTTGACAAAGTTTTGCTTGACGCTCCTTGTTCAGGAGAAGGATTGATTCCTCTCGATCCCTCAAGGAAAACTAAAACTTCTCCTAACGATTTAATGGGGTTTCAAAGAACCCAACTTCATCTTTTGGTGTCAGGTTATAAAGTCCTGAAAAAAGGCGGGAAAATGGTCTATTCCACATGTAGCATAGCTCCTGAGGAAGACGAGTTTGTTGTAAATTTTGCAGTGAAATATCTTGGAATGAGGGTGGAGAAAATAAGGGGAATACCCGGGGAAGAGGGGCTAAGGCAATTTAAGGGCATCGAATTCTCCCCGGAGTTGGTAAATTGTTTGAGGACCTATCCGCACATACATCATATGGAGGGGTTCTTTATTTGTCTCCTCAGAAAGGAGTGAGGGAATTAAATCTCGCTGAAACTAAGCAGATTACAGAGTTACTCAAAAAATATGGTTGTAGGAGTATAAAACTTAAGTTAAGGCTTTATGAGTTAGGAAATATAATTTATGGAACTTCTGCGGATAATTTAATATTAATGAAAATATTATCAGAAAATGTTAGCCCGACTGCGATCGGATTACCTCTATTCTTGATTCGTAGATCAAGGATATTACCTCTGTTACCTCTTGGAGATTATATGGTAAAGGATTGTGAGAACAAGTTGAACTTACCTGAACCTTTGGTTCAGAAGATTCTTTATGGCAAATCCATAATCGTGAAAGAAAGGTTCTCATATGAGAGGGCACTTTTAGTGGATAGCTATGGAGATTTTCTAGCGTTCGTATTTTTGAGAGGGGAACCTCATGGAACTAAGATAATACCAGAATTAGATATAGGATGGTATTTAAGGGAGGGAGGATAAACATTAGGTAAATATTTATTGTGAAAGTTGTACTTGAATAGTTTAGAAGAGTGAAGTGAGTTAAGATGTCAGATCAAACGGAAGAAAAGAAGCGAATCAAGTCAGTTAGGGATCTATCCGGGGTAGGCCAAGCAGTTCTTAATAAACTAACCGAAGCTGGTTACTCAACTTTAGAGTCCATAGCCGTGGCCTCTCCTCAGGATTTAAGCACTGCAGCCGGAATACCCTTAACCACAGCTCAAAGGATAATCAAAGAAGCCAGGGATGCCTTGGATATTAGATTCAAGACTGCCCTAGAAATTGAACAGGAAAGGGCTAGCGTTAAGAAGATAACCACTGGAAGTCAGGCCTTGGATGGTCTCCTGGGCGGAGGAATAGAGACTAGGACTATGACTGAACTGTTCGGAGAATTTGGATCCGGTAAAACTCAGATATGTCACCAGGTATCAGTAAACGTTCAACTTCCTCCAGAGAAGGGGGGACTTTCCGGTAAGGCATTGTATATAGACACTGAGGGAACATTTAGAACAGAAAGAATAAAGGCCATGGCGTCAGCTTTAGGTCTGGAGCCTAAGGATGTTCTCCAGAATATAATGAGCATAAGGGCGATAAATACTGATCATCAGATAGCGATAGTGGAAGAGCTTCAGGATATTATAGCAAAAGATAACACGATAAAATTGGTGGTCGTGGACTCAATAACCTCTCATTTTAGAGCCGAGTATTCGGGCAGGGAGAATTTGGCGGTGCGGCAACAGAAACTTAACAGACATTTACATCAGCTTGTTAGATTGGCTGAGATATACGACTTGGCAGTAATAGTGACTAACCAAGTCATGGCTAGGCCCGACATGTTTTACGGAGATCCCACAGTTGCTGTAGGGGGACATACCCTATATCATGTACCGGGAATAAGGGTTCAAATAAAGAAAAGTAGGGGTAATAGAAGAATAGCGAGAATGGTTGACGCGCCACATTTACCTGAAGGAGAGGTAGTATTTAGTATAACGAATACGGGAATCAGGGACGCAGAGGAATGAAAACTTCTTAATATTCCCATTCAATAGGGAATTGCATGGATCATTTGTGGGCTCCTTGGCGCTCTAAGTACATAACGGATGCATCTAAGGGAAAACAAGAATCATGTCTTTTCTGTAGGGTTAGCAGTGAGGAGAAAGACCAACAAAACTTGATCGTTTGCAGGGGTAAAAAGGCATTTATTATACTAAATAAATATCCGTATAATCCTGGGCACTTGATGATAGTACCTTATAGGCACGTTCCTTCACTTGAATTATTGGATATGGAAGAAGGATCCGAGATCTTTCTCTTAACTTCAAGAGCACTTAGGGTTTTGAGAGGTATTTACACTCCTGATGGCTTTAATATAGGTGTAAATATAGGAAGAGTTGCAGGAGCTGGGATAGAGCAACACGTGCACGTTCATATCGTTCCTAGATGGAGTGGAGACTCTAATTTTATGCCGGTCATAGGAGATACGAAAGTCCTTCCTGAAACAGTAGAAGAGACTTATAAAAAGTTGGATAATAAGTCTATATGCAATGAAGAAGTCTTCGATCGCTGATAGGTGAAGAGGGCAGGGTTTTACTGATGATAAAACAAATTCAAGATAATATATACAAGGCAAGAGAGTTAATTTCACCATATATCCATGAGACACCAGTAGATTTCTCAAGTACGTTCTCTAGAACTACACAGGCTCAGGTCTACCTCAAGCTTGAGAATTTACAGAAGACTGGTTCCTTTAAGGTAAGAGGAGCCTTCAATAAAATTTTAAACATCAAAGAGGAAGAGAAAAAAAGAGGAGTAATAGCAGTTTCGGCTGGGAACCACGCACAGGGAGTAGCATATGCAGCCATGTCGCTTGGAATAAAGTCGGTTATTGTAATGCCCGAAACGGCGCCAATTTCCAAGTATAGGGCAACTCAAGGCTACGGAGCCGAGGTTATCTTGTATGGGAAGTTTATTCATGAGAGTATGAAAAAAGCGGAGGAGTTAATTAGAGAAAGGAACCTTACTTTAGTTCACCCGTATGACGATCCACTTATAATTGCGGGACAGGGTACTGCTGGTCTAGAAATGGCCAAGGAAAAACCAGACGTGGTCGTTGTACCCATTGGAGGGGGAGGTTTAATATCCGGTATAGCCTTGGCCTTGAAGAGCGTAAATCCAAATATCAAGGTAATAGGGGTTCAGTCCTTCGCCTCACCGTCCTTGAAGATTTCCAAGGATATGGGAAGATTAACCGATATCGAACCCTCGTATTCCATTGCTGATGGGATACTGGTCAAATCTCCTTCATCGCTTACTTTTGAAATAATATCCGAATACGTGGATGATATAGTTCTAGTAGACGATGAGGAGATAGCCTGGGCAATGATGATGTTAATGGAGCGGAATAAGACGGTAGTAGAACCAGCAGGCGCGGCGTCTCTAGCAGCCTTACTCTCCGGCAAAGTTCAGGCTAGAGGAAAGAAAGTAATGGCGTTCTTAAGCGGGGGCAATGTGGACATGTCTTTACTTGCCAGGATAATAGATAAAACCTTGTATAAGACTAAGAGAATAGTAAAGGCCAGAGTAATAGTTCCCGATAAGCCAGGTTACCTAAATAAGGTCCTTAGTTATATAGCTCAAATACGAGGCAACATAATAGATGTAGTTCATGATCGAGTCAGTAGTGACGTTTTGCCTGGCTATACAAAGATATATGTAATGTTTGAAGTTGCGGAACAGGAAGCCTTGGGTCGATTTATAGTAGCCTTGCAAAATGAAAATATAGAGGTCAAGCTTATAGATTAGTCTGCAAGGTCTCAGTTCCCCCCTAATTTAAGGATCGAAATTCTTAATAGGTAATAGTTTCCTCAAATCAAGGTTGATCCAGATGGAATTTACTATCTAGGTCCTAAGGGAAGTTTCTCCCATGAGGTAGCGTTAAGACTTGAAGGAGATCACGTAGAATTACCTACGATCTCTGAAATATTCGAAAGTGTTTCAAAGGGAGGAGTAGGTATAGTTCCCGTAGAGAATACTTTAGAAGGTCCGGTTAATGAAACCTTGGATAATTTATATACTAGGGAGGACATATTCGTTAATCAAAGAATAGATACGAAAATAGACTTAGTTTTAGCTTCACGATACGACGTGGAACTTCCCCTGGTCAAAAGAGTGTATTCTCATAATCACGCCATTCATGAGGCTAGGAACACCTTATCTAAGTTAGGTTTATCAAATTTCATACCAGTAAATAGCACCTCTAAGGCAGCTCAGTTAGCTGCAGAGGATCGAGAGTCTGCTGCTATTTGTTCAAAATTTGCTGCAAATATTTATGGACTCAAGGTTCTAAGGGATAATATACAGGACGGCGTAAATATTACAAGGTTTTTGGTCATATCCAAGCAACTCACAAAAGCGGGTGAAAAAACCATACTTCTATTTACGGTACCCGATACCCCTGGTTCTCTATACAGGGTCTTGGAGAAATTCTATCTTCACAACGTTAATCTGTCCATGATATACTCGAGGCCAGTTAAAGTGATACCATGGAACTACTATTTTTACCTTGAATTTGATGGAGATTTAGTGATGGCTGAAAAAACCGGATTGCTACAGGAATTGAAAAATGTAACCCAACAGCTGAAAATAAAGGGAACGTACACTACTTTAGTTACATAACTATACCCGGTTTTAAATTATCTAAGCTGTATAGAAGCATGTAGCTTTTAGCCCCGGTTATTCCTAAGGCCTTCATGGCCGCTTCTTTGATCACTGCCTTGTTTTTACCGTGAAGCATACAGTAACATAGATAATCCCAAGGCTTATTACTCTCCCTTAACACCACGTGTGTAGCCTCATTCAGGTTTTCTGCTATCCTGTTACATGAGGTCTCTATATCCTCTGTATTAATCAAGAGCATCGCATTCTCAACTATACCAACTTTTTCACCATTTATTGTTGCGCCGTAATCCTTGATCACATGTTTACTCCTGAGTTCTGATATTAAGTCCACAAGCTCATCTTCCTTATAGCCGAATTTATCTGCCAATGGCTTAAAGGGCCTCTCGACAACAGGTAAAGGATAAGACAGGGATTTTAGAAGTTCCATATTTAGTCCTAACTCGTCCGCAGTGGGTATCTTTTCTGGAGTCTTTTCAGTCTTGCTCCATGAGATTCCTTTCACTACGTCATACTTAACGCTCAATTTGAGATTCCTTTTTGAGAAGAGGATAACATAATCTTCTGCTTTCACGTCTTCCATTAGATCTTGGACCTTTCTTTCGAGAGTTTCTTTAGATTCTGCCTTCAGCACGTACCAGACGTTGTATCTAGGATGATTTCGAATAAAGTTATGAGTTAGCTCTCTTATATGTAAGGCCTCCCTCCTAAATTTATCCAGTTGATCCAATGGAATAGACGCAGCAATTAAGGCACCCTCCATTCCCTTAGATCTAAAATTGACGTACATTCCTACCCTTTTTATGACTTCAGCATCAATTAGACCTATTATTTCCTTTAATGTGACATCCAAGCTCAATTTTAGCCTATCGGAAACGATAGTAAAAGGTCTCTCGTCAAGGGGAAAGTTATACTGTAATTCCATTATGAGCCTAGTTTGTGTATCATTAAGGTTCATATCATAAGAGTAGAAGAGCGGGTTAAAAACTAGTTACCTGATAATCTATTCCCAGTTTATTTAGAATTCCTCTGGCAGCTAGAACCCCAGTGGCTGCAGCTATATTTATTCCCCTAGAAAGTCCCACACCGTCCCCTGCAACGTATAAATTGTCAACCACAGTTTCCATATTGCTGTCTATTACTGCCTTCATGCTATAATATTTAATCTCCGGAGCGTACAATAAAGTGTTCGATGAGTATATACCTGATGCCATGTTATCTAGTCTCTCTAGACCCTCAACTAGGTCCGCTACAACCCTGTAGGGCATACCCATGCTTATGTCTCCTGGCGTTACATCTTTCAGTGTTGGTTTGACCGTGGATCTGCTTATTCTTTCCCATGTGCTCCTTCTTCCTTTTTCGAAATCTATCAATCTCTGAAGGATAGGTTTCTCTCCACCCAGTCTAGTCATAAGTCTAGCCACACTTTTACCGTATTCTATGGTATCTTCCAACGGATCTGAGAGTTTCACGGTAGCAAGAAACGCAAAGTTGGTATTTCTGCTCTTCTTGTCTACATAGGTCTCTCCGTTCACTCCTATAGTTCCATCATCGTAAACCTCCTTCATGATGAAGCCTCCGGGATTTACACAAAATGTCCTCACTTTATCATCGTATTTCCTTGTATACATTATCACCTTAGGATCCCATACAGCGCTAGTTAGATCTTCCATGATAAACGACTCAACTTCTACTCTAACACCTATATCTAGAGGTCCAGAGACCATATCAACCCCTAGTCTTTTAGCTTGACCATAGAACCAACTAGCACCTGAACGTCCAGGGGCAGCGAGCACGGTCTTAGCCTCTATCTCTCCCTTATTGGTTTTCAGATTAAACATGTCTGCATTTTTTTCTATTTGATATACTTCAGTTAGCTCTGAGATCTTGACCCCATTACTTTCAACATACTTGGTCATTTCCTCTATAATCATGGGGCTTTTGTCGGTCCCTATGTGCCTCTGTACTATTGGTACGAATTCTGCGCCAGCCTTAGCTGCTTTTCTTTGAACCTCTTTAACTCTCTCTTCGTTGGGTCTGAATAGTCTGTCCTTTGGCGCCCCGAACTTTACAAATATACTATCAACGTAATTGACAAGGTTCTGTGCCTTTTCCCAGCTTCGTAATATTTCGTGGAGTTCTCCACCAATATCTGGTCTGAGATTTATTATGCCACTGCTAAACGTCCCTGCACCACCCAGTCCATAGTTAATATGACAAGGAGTACAGAAGGTGCATTTTTCTTTAGGAGTTAGTAATGGACAACTTCGCCTAGATGCCCTAACGCCTTTATCTATTAGCAGTACTTTGTAATCACCGTCCTTGGGTATAGCGTTAGCTATCTCATAGGCTGCAAAGAGACCTGCTGGTCCTCCACCAATTATTACAGTATCGTATTGCATTTTAGTCACCTACTTTTTCTTTCCTTAGATCTATTGTATCTAACGCGTCCTCGCCGGTTCCTATGATGGTCACAGGCGTCTTAAGTTCCTCTTCCAAGTTCTCTATCCACTTTCTCGCCTCTTTTGGTAACTTAGAGTACTCTTTTACACCCTTTGCATCGTTGAAAAGGGCATCTAACTTAGTTATAGCTACCTGCGTTGCAGAGTTTATCCTGATAGCCTTTTTAGCCAAAGAAAGGTTAAAGGGAGCAGTCCTTCTAATCCTTCCTGTTACTGTTCCTCTCTCTATAAGGCCTAACTCCTCAGCCTTCTCCTTGGGTAATTCGTTTTCTAAATAACCCTCTCCGACTCTTGTAACGAAGGACTTGAAGATGACTATAATATCCTTAACATACTTAGGACCTACTCCTACCTCGCTCAGTACCCCACCAGATGTAGTGTTTCTGCTGGTAACGAACGGATATTCGCCGTGAAATAGACTTAAGTAAGTCCCCTGTGTTCCCTCAGCGAGCACTTTCTCTTCATTCTCAATGGAAGAGAGTATGGTTTCAGGAACATCTGCAATATATTTCTCAAGTTCTCTAAACTCTTTCGCCA containing:
- a CDS encoding NAD(P)/FAD-dependent oxidoreductase, which encodes MQYDTVIIGGGPAGLFAAYEIANAIPKDGDYKVLLIDKGVRASRRSCPLLTPKEKCTFCTPCHINYGLGGAGTFSSGIINLRPDIGGELHEILRSWEKAQNLVNYVDSIFVKFGAPKDRLFRPNEERVKEVQRKAAKAGAEFVPIVQRHIGTDKSPMIIEEMTKYVESNGVKISELTEVYQIEKNADMFNLKTNKGEIEAKTVLAAPGRSGASWFYGQAKRLGVDMVSGPLDIGVRVEVESFIMEDLTSAVWDPKVIMYTRKYDDKVRTFCVNPGGFIMKEVYDDGTIGVNGETYVDKKSRNTNFAFLATVKLSDPLEDTIEYGKSVARLMTRLGGEKPILQRLIDFEKGRRSTWERISRSTVKPTLKDVTPGDISMGMPYRVVADLVEGLERLDNMASGIYSSNTLLYAPEIKYYSMKAVIDSNMETVVDNLYVAGDGVGLSRGINIAAATGVLAARGILNKLGIDYQVTSF
- a CDS encoding prephenate dehydratase — encoded protein: MYYLGPKGSFSHEVALRLEGDHVELPTISEIFESVSKGGVGIVPVENTLEGPVNETLDNLYTREDIFVNQRIDTKIDLVLASRYDVELPLVKRVYSHNHAIHEARNTLSKLGLSNFIPVNSTSKAAQLAAEDRESAAICSKFAANIYGLKVLRDNIQDGVNITRFLVISKQLTKAGEKTILLFTVPDTPGSLYRVLEKFYLHNVNLSMIYSRPVKVIPWNYYFYLEFDGDLVMAEKTGLLQELKNVTQQLKIKGTYTTLVT
- a CDS encoding adenylosuccinate synthetase, which codes for MLDILVGGFYGDEGKGKIASYLGLKGGYSLVVRTGSINAGHTVKYNEKTWKIRILPSAFVNPQVKLALGPGALTSVEQLEKELNDTRSSDRFIMDPHVGIITQKEIEEEREDEYLMKVIGSTGQGVGMSEAKRILRKLKLAKEFRELEKYIADVPETILSSIENEEKVLAEGTQGTYLSLFHGEYPFVTSRNTTSGGVLSEVGVGPKYVKDIIVIFKSFVTRVGEGYLENELPKEKAEELGLIERGTVTGRIRRTAPFNLSLAKKAIRINSATQVAITKLDALFNDAKGVKEYSKLPKEARKWIENLEEELKTPVTIIGTGEDALDTIDLRKEKVGD